CGCTCATGGTCGCCGTGGCTGTCGAGCACCGTTCCGTTCAACCGGCGCGGCGCAGTCGGGAACGCGGCCCCGGGCAGGGCCGCGCTCGTGGGGAGCATCGTAGCACCGCCTGGGACGGCGTGTCAAGACGGGGCGCCTTGCCTGGGGCGCCGGAGCGTCGTACAATGCTTGCGACGGACCTTCCACGAGCTGGCCGTCATCAGGGCACGGCGGCGACGACAGAGGGGACCGGCGTATGCCAGAGAACACAGCGGAGAAGCCGCTCGATTTCGTGCGGGCCATAGTCGAGGAGGACAATCGGACCGGCCGCTACGACGGCCGCGTCCACACGCGTTTCCCTCCCGAGCCGAACGGCTATCTGCACATCGGGCACGCGAAGGCCATCAACCTGAACTACTCGATCGCCGAGGAGTACGGCGGCCTCTTCAACCTGCGCTTCGACGACACGAACCCCATGGCGGAGGAGGAGGAGTTCGTCGAGTCGATACAGGCCGACGTCCGGTGGTTGGGGTTCGACTGGGAGGACAGGCTCTACTTCGCGTCCGACTACTTCGGGCAGCTCTACGAGTACGCACGCGAGCTCATCAGGCTGGGCAAGGCATACGTCTGTGATCTGACGCCCGAGGAGACAGCCGAGTACCGCGGAACGATCCACGAACCCGGGCGTCCCAGCCCCTACCGTGACCGGAGCGTCGATGAGAACCTCGACCTTCTCGAACGGATGAAGAACGGTGAGTTCGATGACGGTTCGCGCACACTCCGGGCGCGCATCGATATGACGTCGCCGAACATGCTCCTTCGCGATCCTGTCATCTACCGCATTCTCCACGTGGCGCATCACAGGACCGGCGACGAGTGGGCCATCTACCCGATGTACGACTTCGCCCATCCGCTCTCGGACTCCATCGAGGGGATCACCCACTCGAACTGCTCCATCGAGTTCGAGAGCCACAGGCCGCTCTACGACTGGTATCTCGACCAGCTCGGCGTGCACCATCCGAGGCAGACCGAGTTTGCCCGCCTCAATCTCACGAAGACGGTCCTCTCCAAGCGGCGACTGCGGAAGCTGGTCGAGCAGGGCTACGTCGAGGGGTGGGACGACCCGCGCATGCCGACCATCGCGGGACTCAGGAGGAGAGGCTATACGCCGGAAGCGATTCGTGAGTTCCTGGACCGCGTGGGGGTCGCGAAGACGCCGACGACCATAGAGATAGAGCTTCTCGAACACTGTCTCAGAGACGACCTCAACAGGCAAGCGAACCGGGTGATGGCCGTGCTCGACCCTGTCCGTGTGGTGATCGACAACTACCCCGAGGGACGGACCGAGGAGGTCGAGGCCGTCAACAACCCGGAGGACTCCGCGGCCGGCACACGGATGCTGCCTTTCTCCGGGACGGTGCTCATCGAGCGACGCGACTTCATGGAGGACCCTCCGAAGAAGTTCTTCAGGCTCGCGCCAGGACGCGAGGTGCGTTTGAAGCATGCCTATCTCGTTACCTGCACGGATGTCGTCAGGAACGGGGAGGGCTGCATCGAGGAGATCCACTGCACGTACGATCCCGAGTCGAGAGGCGGTGACGCGCCCGACGGGCGACGCGTGCGCGGGACGCTGCACTGGGTCAGCGAGCAGCACTCGCTCGAGGCGGAGGTCAGGCTCTACGACCACCTGCTGGTCGAGCCCGAGGACGGGACGGACGTCGACGTCACTGAGCTCGTGAACCCCGAGTCGCTCGTCGTCAGAAGCTGCGCCCGCGTCGAGCCGTCGCTCGGGGACGCCGTCCCGGGCGTTCCCTACCAGTTTCTCCGACTGGGGTACTTCACACGGGACGATCAGGGCGGGTTCGTCTTCAACCGCTCCGTTGCGCTCCGAGACACATGGGCGAAGATCGTCAGGGCGCGGAAGAAGAGCTGATCCGCGCCGGTGCGCTGCGTCTTCCGATCCCGGGAGACCCGCCACGGGACGGAAGCCTGCGCCCGTGCGGTCCCGCCTGCATGTTCCAGTGGCACGAATCTTGCCTTTTTCCGCCGCCGGCTGGCGTGTTCACAGGCGACGGGAGAGTCCATGCGCGATCTCATCCGAGCGGCCCGTGACAGGGACCCGGCGGCGCGCGGCCTGTCGGGTCTGATCGAGGTCGTCCTCTCGTATCCGGGCTTCCATGCGGTCCTGCTGCACCGCGCGGCTCACGCGCTGTGGCGGTGGAGACTGTGCCTCTGTGCCCGCGCGGTCTCCCAGTTCGCCCGGTGGCTGACAGGTATCGAGATCCACCCGGGGGCGGAGATCGGTCGCGGCTTCTTCATCGACCACGGGATGGCGGTCGTCATCGGCGAGACGACGGTGATCGGCGACAGCGTCACGCTCTACCAGGGCGTCACGCTGGGCGGTTCCGGGAAGGAGACCGGAAAGCGGCATCCAACGCTGCACGATAACGTCGTCGTCGGGGCCGGGGCCTCTGTTCTCGGGAACATAGCGGTCGGCCGCGACGTCCGGATCGGGGCCGGATCGGTCGTCGTCAAGGACGTCCCGGACCACTGCACGGTCGTCGGCGTCCCCGCGCGCGTGGTCCGTCACAAGGGTGAGCGCGTCGCGCAGCACCCCCTCGATCACGCAGAGATGCCCGACCCGGTTCAGCAGAAGATGAACGAGCTCGAGCGGCGGCTGCAGGAGTTGGAGATCCGGCTGGACGACGGTCAGTCCTCTTGACAGTTCGTGGATCACGCACTAGGCTCTGCTCTGTGTCCGGAAACGGTTTCCACAGGCGCCCCTCCGGATCGCCGAAGCCACTTCATGGCATGCACGCCGCGCGAGGGCGACACGCCATCACGCCCGCCCCGGTCGCCGGGGGCCTGCTCGCGCCGCGGGATCGTCCGATACCGACCGGAGCGACTGCCGGTCGTTAAGCGTCACTGGACCTTCACCCCATTCATACTCGCCGCTTGCACGGCGGTCCGTTCTCGTACTCGGGGGGGCAGCATGAGGTGGGCATCGCTCATCACGGGACTCATTCTCGCGGCAGCCGTCGCGGCCGGTGCGCAGACCGATGGCGCGACACCCGAACCGCCGGACACGGCCGAGGTCGGCCGGGAGGCGCGCGCCGACACGGCGACCGTTCCCGCGCCGTCGGACAGCGTGTCGGCGGACGCGGGAGAGGGGGCGGAACCGGCGCCCGACGACGCCCCGGCCGGCGCCGGGCTCCGCGTGCTCCGAGCGTACGTCTGCAAGGGTATCGAGGAGAGCGAGCCGGCCGAGGCGGGCCGGAGCTTCCTCTCGCCGGACGACGGGCTTCTGAGGCTCTGCTGCTTCAGCGAGATCGCCGCGACGGCGACCGACACCGTTCTGCACGTCTGGTACTGGGGCGACAGGGAGATGGCCCGTGTGCCGCTCGAGGTCAGGGGCCCCCGTTGGAGGACCTGGAGCTCGAAGCGCATCATCGAGGCGTGGCGCGGCGACTGGCGTGTCGATATAACGGACCGCGGGGGAGACGTGCTTGAGCGGCTCGACTTCTCGATCGAGTAGCGCCTGCCCGTGCGAGCCGCCTCGTACGGTGCTGACGCGCCCGGCGTTCCTGGGGACGCCGGGCGTTTCTGTGTCGTGCCCGGGCCGCTCGGCTCCCCGTCGTCAGGCGTCGGCCGGGCACGAAGCCGCCCATCCACTTCTGACTTGACATGCATATATTCAGATTCTATAATATTCTTAGTTTTGCATACTCAACGAGACACTGGAGGTTCTAAGGTGGCCGGCTCGAAGCGGGCGGCGGGTGAGCGGCGTCAGCCGGACGATCCGGAGCGGACGGAGCGAGCGGCCGAGGTTCTGCGGGCGCTGGCGCATCCTGTGCGCGTCGAGATCGTGCGACTGCTCGGTGAAGGCGAACTCTGCGTCAAGAGGATCGAGGAGATCCTCGGCGTGCCGCAGCCGTCCGTGTCACAACACCTGGCGCGGTTGAAGTACGCCGGTGTCATCGAGTCGGAGCGGCGGGGGCATCTGGTCTGCTACCGACTCAGAAACACGGGCGCAGCCGACGCGGTCGATGCCGTGGTCAATGAGGAGTGAGTGCTGCGTGAGAGGAGAACCCCGAGTGGGGGAAGGGAGAGGCACATGGATTCGACGAACGCCGTGAACGTGACAGAGGCGACATTCGAGAACGAGGTCACGAAGTCGGACACGCTGGTGCTGGCCGACTTCTGGGCTCCGTGGTGTGGTCCGTGCCGCATCGTCGGCCCGATCCTTGAGGAGGTCGCCGGCGAGAACGAGGGGAAGGTCAAGGTCGTCAAGATCAACGTCGACGACAATCCGGGGCTCGCTCAGCGGTTCGGCATCCGCGGAATCCCCACGATGATCTTCTTCAAGGACGGCGAACAGAAGGACATGATGGTCGGAGCGGCCATGAAGGAGAAGATCCAGGAGAAGATCGACGCGCTGCTCGAGTAGATTCCCGAGGAAGGAGTGACCGGATGAGACGAAGCACGTTGCTCGTTGCCGCGATGCTCGTGGCCGTCGCGGCGTTCAGTCTGCCGATGGCCGGGTGCGGCACGACGGAGGAGACGCCCGGGACCGAGGAGACGAGCCGGGAGCCGGCAACGCCCGGGACCGGAGAGAACGACGATGTGACCGGAACGGCAGTCGGACAGTTCCCGCCCGAGTTCGAGCTTCCCGATCTCGACGACAACACCGTGACCCTGGCCGACTACGAGGGCGACGTCGTGATCATCGACCTCTGGGCGACGTGGTGCCCGCCGTGCCGCGAGGAGATCCCGTTCCTTATTGAGCTCTACGAGGAGCACAGGAACGACGGGCTCGTCGTGATCGGAATCGGACTCGACCAGGGCGGAGCGGATGTGCTTCGGCCGTTCGCGGAGAAGCATGACATCTCCTATCCGATCCTCGTCGGCGGACGTGAGATATCGAGGACCTACAGGGCCTCGAGCATCCCGACAACGTACATCATCGGTCGGGACGGCAGGATCGCGGCGCGCCACGTCGGTTTCCATCCATCGATGAAGGCGGAGATGCGCGAGATGGTCGAGGGGCTGCTCAAGCCTGTTGAGGCATAGGAGACCTGGGGGGTCCGTGTGAAGTGGAGCGGCATCCTCGTCCCGCTGGGCTTCGTCGCGCTGTGGATCATCCTGCAGCTCGTCGTGCTGCCCCGGCTGGGCGTGTCGACGTGACTCAGCCCGTCGTGCGGGCCCGCGGAGCGGGCCGAGTCGGAGGCTGAGGGGAACGATGAGGAGAGCGGCCTGTGAGCGGTTCGCGCGTCACGGTGCGCAAGTCCGCCGGCGAGCTGACGATCGAAGGGCCGGGTGGGGTGGAACGCTTCAGCGTGAGCATCGGCTCGAACCCCGACCTCGCGGACAAGCTCGAGGTGGGAGACTGCAGGACGCCCGAGGGCGAGTTCCCGATCGTCTCGATCGAGGACTCCAGTGAGTGGGAGCATGAGGGCCGGCGGTCGTACGGGCGGTACTTCCTCCGGCTCTTGTGTCCCCCCTGGGAGGGCATCGGCATCCACGGCACCGACGAACCGGAGCGCCTCGGGACCCCCGCGTCGCGCGGCTGTATCCGCATGTCGGACGAAGGGCTCGCCCGCCTCGTCGAGCTCGTCGAGATCGGGACGATCGTGCGCATTGTCCCTTAGCGGGAGTGGACCGCCCCACAGCAAACAGGTTGACACGACCATGTGGCGGCGGGTACGATTCGCACTGCCTCGGTCGGCGCGCCGCGCCGGCCCATTCACGACCACAACGAGATCCTGGAGCTTCGATGTCGACGGGCCAGTTCGTCGCCGTCGCCGGCAACATCGGCGTGGGGAAGACCCACCTCACCACGCTCCTGGCTAACCATCTGGGCTGGCGCGCGTACTACGAGCCGGTCATCGATAACCCGTATCTCGACGACTTCTACGCCGACATGAGGCGGTGGTCGTTCCACCTGCAGGTCTACTTCCTTTCCCAGCGTTTCGAGATCCATCGCGCGATGCTCAGGACGCCCGGCCCGTGCATCCAGGACCGGACGATCTACGAGGACAAGGAGATCTTCGCCGAGACGCTGCACCGACGGGGACTGATGTCGGATCGCGACTATTCGAACTACCGGGCCCTCTTCGACGCCATGACGAGCTTCCTGCGCGCGCCCGATCTCGTCGTCTACCTCAGAGCGGATGTCGGCACGCTCGTCGACAGGATCTGCTCGAGGGGGCGGGACTGCGAGCGCGAGATCTCGCCGGACTACCTGGCGGAGCTCAACGATGCGTACGAGGCATGGTCCGAGAGGGCCGGCAGTCAGACGAGTGTGCTGGCCATCGAGACCGACGGGCTCGATCTGGTGACTGACGAGCAGGCCATCAGGGACGTCCTGGAAGAGATCGTGGGCAGACTGGGGGTGGCCTCGGGGGGATCTCAGGCCGA
The sequence above is a segment of the Candidatus Effluviviaceae Genus V sp. genome. Coding sequences within it:
- a CDS encoding redoxin domain-containing protein yields the protein MRRSTLLVAAMLVAVAAFSLPMAGCGTTEETPGTEETSREPATPGTGENDDVTGTAVGQFPPEFELPDLDDNTVTLADYEGDVVIIDLWATWCPPCREEIPFLIELYEEHRNDGLVVIGIGLDQGGADVLRPFAEKHDISYPILVGGREISRTYRASSIPTTYIIGRDGRIAARHVGFHPSMKAEMREMVEGLLKPVEA
- a CDS encoding L,D-transpeptidase family protein, with protein sequence MSGSRVTVRKSAGELTIEGPGGVERFSVSIGSNPDLADKLEVGDCRTPEGEFPIVSIEDSSEWEHEGRRSYGRYFLRLLCPPWEGIGIHGTDEPERLGTPASRGCIRMSDEGLARLVELVEIGTIVRIVP
- a CDS encoding DUF2914 domain-containing protein: MRWASLITGLILAAAVAAGAQTDGATPEPPDTAEVGREARADTATVPAPSDSVSADAGEGAEPAPDDAPAGAGLRVLRAYVCKGIEESEPAEAGRSFLSPDDGLLRLCCFSEIAATATDTVLHVWYWGDREMARVPLEVRGPRWRTWSSKRIIEAWRGDWRVDITDRGGDVLERLDFSIE
- a CDS encoding deoxynucleoside kinase, whose amino-acid sequence is MSTGQFVAVAGNIGVGKTHLTTLLANHLGWRAYYEPVIDNPYLDDFYADMRRWSFHLQVYFLSQRFEIHRAMLRTPGPCIQDRTIYEDKEIFAETLHRRGLMSDRDYSNYRALFDAMTSFLRAPDLVVYLRADVGTLVDRICSRGRDCEREISPDYLAELNDAYEAWSERAGSQTSVLAIETDGLDLVTDEQAIRDVLEEIVGRLGVASGGSQAEDVRERVVAA
- the trxA gene encoding thioredoxin; amino-acid sequence: MDSTNAVNVTEATFENEVTKSDTLVLADFWAPWCGPCRIVGPILEEVAGENEGKVKVVKINVDDNPGLAQRFGIRGIPTMIFFKDGEQKDMMVGAAMKEKIQEKIDALLE
- a CDS encoding glutamine--tRNA ligase/YqeY domain fusion protein, with translation MPENTAEKPLDFVRAIVEEDNRTGRYDGRVHTRFPPEPNGYLHIGHAKAINLNYSIAEEYGGLFNLRFDDTNPMAEEEEFVESIQADVRWLGFDWEDRLYFASDYFGQLYEYARELIRLGKAYVCDLTPEETAEYRGTIHEPGRPSPYRDRSVDENLDLLERMKNGEFDDGSRTLRARIDMTSPNMLLRDPVIYRILHVAHHRTGDEWAIYPMYDFAHPLSDSIEGITHSNCSIEFESHRPLYDWYLDQLGVHHPRQTEFARLNLTKTVLSKRRLRKLVEQGYVEGWDDPRMPTIAGLRRRGYTPEAIREFLDRVGVAKTPTTIEIELLEHCLRDDLNRQANRVMAVLDPVRVVIDNYPEGRTEEVEAVNNPEDSAAGTRMLPFSGTVLIERRDFMEDPPKKFFRLAPGREVRLKHAYLVTCTDVVRNGEGCIEEIHCTYDPESRGGDAPDGRRVRGTLHWVSEQHSLEAEVRLYDHLLVEPEDGTDVDVTELVNPESLVVRSCARVEPSLGDAVPGVPYQFLRLGYFTRDDQGGFVFNRSVALRDTWAKIVRARKKS
- a CDS encoding metalloregulator ArsR/SmtB family transcription factor — protein: MPVRAASYGADAPGVPGDAGRFCVVPGPLGSPSSGVGRARSRPSTSDLTCIYSDSIIFLVLHTQRDTGGSKVAGSKRAAGERRQPDDPERTERAAEVLRALAHPVRVEIVRLLGEGELCVKRIEEILGVPQPSVSQHLARLKYAGVIESERRGHLVCYRLRNTGAADAVDAVVNEE
- the cysE gene encoding serine O-acetyltransferase — translated: MRDLIRAARDRDPAARGLSGLIEVVLSYPGFHAVLLHRAAHALWRWRLCLCARAVSQFARWLTGIEIHPGAEIGRGFFIDHGMAVVIGETTVIGDSVTLYQGVTLGGSGKETGKRHPTLHDNVVVGAGASVLGNIAVGRDVRIGAGSVVVKDVPDHCTVVGVPARVVRHKGERVAQHPLDHAEMPDPVQQKMNELERRLQELEIRLDDGQSS